In Musa acuminata AAA Group cultivar baxijiao chromosome BXJ3-11, Cavendish_Baxijiao_AAA, whole genome shotgun sequence, one DNA window encodes the following:
- the LOC135653333 gene encoding uncharacterized protein LOC135653333 has product MLIFLPKEFAVRIVWLRISSSLVHSLVLIASCIVWIRVKPSKRDDREALRCSRSYQSIRLMAATPLPLRCRLPPPIPQRRRVISSDRLAVTATGTTNTRLHQLGGRGQPPTRVNAVGVTDLAPVEITWQIAVGALAGITPFVVAGIEFSKRIIAQRKCEVCAGSGLVLLKDKSYVRCPGCGGFLPWQSWKRFFTG; this is encoded by the exons ATGCTAATATTCCTCCCAAAAG AGTTTGCAGTCAGAATTGTGTGGCTAAGGATCAGCAGCAGCTTAGTGCATTCTCTGGTGTTGATCGCTTCATGCATTGTGTGGATCCGAGTGAAGCCCTCCAAGAGAGACGACAGAGAAGCCCTCCGCTGTTCACGTTCGTATCAGTCTATCCGCCTGATGGCAGCTACTCCACTTCCTCTTCGATGTCGCCTTCCTCCTCCAATTCCTCAGAGAAGGAGAGTCATCTCGTCTGATCGTCTTGCGGTTACTGCCACAGGAACAACCAACACTCGGCTTCATCAACTCGGCGGCCGTGGACAGCCTCCGACGAGGGTGAACGCTGTCGGAGTAACCGATCTGGCCCCTGTTGAGATCACCTGGCAGATCGCCGTCGGCGCAttag CTGGAATTACACCCTTCGTGGTTGCCGGGATCGAGTTCAGCAAGAGAATC ATAGCACAAAGAAAATGTGAAGTTTGTGCAGGCTCTGGTCTTGTTCTTCTTAAGGACAAGAGCTATGTCCGATGTCCTGGCTGTG GTGGATTTCTCCCATGGCAGTCTTGGAAAAGATTCTTCACAGGCTAG